In a single window of the Flavivirga spongiicola genome:
- a CDS encoding LUD domain-containing protein: MSLFRKIFGSKSERSGEELKSDDRGKYMPEIKLPIDERFTINFKANGGKFLYCENLNEIFFNLEHIIEENNWKKKKTLLFDENLKDKFINSNLKSTNKISEATFFLTTCENLIANDGSLLISSKQIFEKKLPELPVNFIVFATTSQIVENIGEGLRGIKSKNRQKIPTNITTIKHFKSGDEKDFLSYGSSAKNLYLLLLEDL; encoded by the coding sequence ATGAGTCTTTTTAGAAAAATTTTTGGTTCCAAATCTGAACGTTCAGGAGAAGAACTAAAATCTGACGATAGAGGCAAATATATGCCAGAAATAAAACTACCAATAGACGAAAGGTTTACCATAAACTTTAAAGCTAATGGTGGCAAGTTTTTGTATTGTGAAAATTTAAACGAAATATTCTTCAATTTAGAACATATTATTGAAGAAAATAATTGGAAGAAAAAAAAGACCTTGTTATTTGATGAGAATTTAAAAGATAAATTTATAAACTCTAATTTAAAGTCTACAAATAAAATAAGTGAAGCAACTTTTTTTTTAACAACCTGCGAAAATCTCATTGCTAATGATGGGTCATTACTGATATCTTCAAAGCAAATTTTCGAAAAGAAACTTCCTGAATTGCCCGTAAATTTTATTGTATTTGCAACTACGAGTCAAATTGTTGAAAATATTGGAGAAGGTTTACGTGGTATAAAATCTAAAAACAGACAAAAAATCCCAACTAATATAACAACCATAAAACATTTTAAATCTGGTGACGAAAAAGATTTTCTTAGCTATGGAAGTAGTGCAAAAAATCTATACCTACTACTCTTAGAAGATTTATAG
- a CDS encoding phosphatidate cytidylyltransferase, whose protein sequence is MKEILIRSLSGLLYVSLLIICLNYEQLLIALFFVFGLVCMGEFKKLIQLKSYIPYLIFIILYAVFGYWQSVLNTDTGLDEATQILMVLTIFVELFLIKDLFSEKTIPLFASKRFILTTFYLSSAFVFLILIVNYHKNYDPSILLGSFILVWVNDSFAYLVGKNFGKQKLFEKISPKKTVEGFLGGLFFSCVASYFIATFTELLGFTSWLILSIIISVFGTLGDLIESKFKRQANVKDSGVIMPGHGGLLDRLDSIIFAAPFIYLFLRILQYVS, encoded by the coding sequence ATGAAAGAAATTCTTATTCGATCACTTTCTGGGCTACTTTATGTCTCGCTATTAATTATATGCCTGAATTACGAGCAACTATTAATAGCTCTTTTTTTTGTTTTTGGCTTGGTCTGTATGGGTGAGTTTAAAAAACTCATTCAGCTTAAAAGCTATATCCCTTATCTGATTTTTATTATACTTTATGCCGTTTTTGGGTATTGGCAATCAGTACTAAATACCGATACAGGATTAGATGAAGCTACTCAAATACTTATGGTACTTACTATTTTTGTTGAGTTATTTTTAATAAAAGATTTGTTTTCAGAAAAAACAATTCCACTTTTTGCTTCGAAGCGATTTATTCTCACAACATTTTATTTATCAAGCGCTTTTGTATTCTTAATTTTGATAGTTAATTACCATAAAAACTATGATCCAAGCATATTATTAGGGTCTTTTATTTTAGTTTGGGTGAATGACTCATTTGCTTATTTAGTTGGTAAAAATTTTGGAAAGCAAAAGCTTTTTGAAAAGATCTCACCTAAAAAAACTGTAGAAGGTTTTCTTGGCGGTTTATTCTTTTCGTGTGTAGCAAGTTATTTTATTGCTACCTTTACAGAACTTTTAGGATTTACAAGTTGGCTAATTCTAAGTATTATTATTAGTGTATTTGGAACTTTAGGGGACTTAATTGAGTCTAAATTTAAAAGACAAGCTAATGTTAAAGATAGCGGTGTAATTATGCCTGGTCATGGTGGATTATTAGATCGATTAGACAGCATTATTTTTGCAGCCCCGTTTATATATTTATTTTTAAGAATTTTACAATATGTTTCATAA
- a CDS encoding phosphatidylserine decarboxylase family protein, with protein MFHKEGHKIILITFIFIIASFLLVDNFIEIEWLRALILIALLVFLILILQFFRNPKRNTLPNDKQVVSPVDGKVVVIEEVFEKEYFKEKRLQVSVFMSPINVHVTRYPIGGSVIFSKYHPGKYLVAWHPKASEENERSTVVVENETYGKVLYRQIAGALAKRIVNYAKLNDKAIQGADSGFIKFGSRVDLYLPLDTKVKVQLNQKVRGGESVIAEV; from the coding sequence ATGTTTCATAAAGAAGGCCATAAAATTATACTTATAACTTTTATATTTATTATTGCATCCTTTTTATTGGTTGACAATTTTATTGAAATTGAATGGTTAAGGGCGCTTATTCTTATTGCTTTGTTAGTATTTTTAATACTCATCCTTCAGTTTTTTAGAAACCCTAAACGCAATACTTTACCCAATGACAAACAAGTGGTTTCCCCTGTTGATGGAAAGGTTGTTGTGATAGAAGAAGTGTTCGAAAAAGAATATTTTAAAGAAAAACGTTTGCAAGTAAGTGTATTTATGTCTCCAATAAATGTACATGTTACGCGTTATCCAATTGGAGGTAGTGTTATTTTTAGCAAATATCATCCAGGTAAATACTTAGTAGCTTGGCATCCTAAAGCAAGTGAAGAAAATGAACGCTCCACAGTTGTTGTAGAAAATGAGACTTATGGTAAAGTTCTATATAGGCAAATTGCTGGAGCTTTAGCAAAACGTATTGTAAACTATGCTAAGCTAAATGATAAGGCTATACAAGGTGCAGACTCTGGCTTTATTAAATTTGGCTCTAGAGTTGATTTGTATTTGCCTTTAGATACAAAAGTAAAAGTACAGCTTAATCAAAAAGTTCGTGGTGGAGAAAGTGTTATTGCCGAAGTTTAA
- a CDS encoding acyl-CoA-binding protein, producing MTDKDLDIEFQNAVNRVNAYTEPFPADTLLKLYAYYKKATNDYGRPKSKKPIINAFKTNALFQAKNISEDEAKRMYIDLVNNYFLYRK from the coding sequence ATGACCGATAAAGATTTAGACATAGAGTTTCAAAATGCTGTTAACAGAGTAAATGCGTATACCGAGCCTTTTCCTGCAGATACGCTTTTAAAGCTTTATGCATACTACAAAAAAGCTACCAATGACTATGGTAGACCAAAAAGCAAAAAACCCATAATTAATGCCTTTAAAACCAATGCGCTATTTCAAGCTAAGAATATTAGTGAGGATGAGGCTAAACGCATGTACATAGACTTAGTAAATAATTATTTTTTATATAGAAAATAA
- the secDF gene encoding protein translocase subunit SecDF has protein sequence MQNKGLVKLFAVLFGLVSIYQLSFTFKANRIESNAEEIAINKIPETEADYRAKRSQEEVNYLESIATDTVFNLGISKFTYNEVKEKAMPLGLDLKGGVSVTLQISVRDILEGLANKSKDPAFNKALDDAEELQKDAQESYLESFFRAFDAVKGDTKLASPDIFYTKDLDGEINSNMSDDEAKQVIERKVDESIVSAFEVLRKRIDEFGVTQPTIQRLGNSGRILVELPGVKDKERALKLLQNTAQLEFWDAYKGEQFFNFLAQANELLKESVKPEVTEEEQEPQDGESTEDDTIDDLLGDATTDSTAVETENNPIFDLFRGQGYQGGPVIGRFELKDKAILLDYLNRPEVRELLPAEQRYAKFVFGKPEKDGEIIDLYALVGNRDNTPPLSGSVIVDARNQFDAANRSEVSMQMNAKGAKIWEDMTGKAYAQQSQIAIVLDDIVYSAPGVTTGPIAGGNSSISGNFTLNEAVDLANVLRAGKLPASADIIQSEVVGPSLGQEAIDSGTMSFLIALALVLVWMVFYYGKVGGFADAAMLLNILLIFGVLSGLGAVLTLPGIAGIVLTIGMSVDANVLIFERIREELTKGKGQKEAIKDGFSNALSSILDANITTGLTALILFIFGTGPIKGFATTLLIGIGTSLFTAIFITRLLVDWYANKGGKLDFSTAITKNLFRNINIEFLQKRKIAYMISGAFILLSLGSLFTNSLDQGVDFVGGRTYQVRFAQDVSASEITSVLSKPEVFNSADAKTFGDANQLKITTKYKVNETGAEVDEAIRKSLFDALQPYLEGMSYEDFISDSDTKTIGLMKYYKVSPTIADDIKQASFWAILGSLIVVFLYILIRFKRWQFSLGAVAAVFHDVLIVLGIFSLTYKFMPFNMEIDQAFIAAILTVIGYSLNDTVVVFDRIREFFNDHGNWEFNRVVNVSLSSTLSRTLNTSLTTLVVLLAIFIFGGDSIRGFMFALIVGVIVGTYSSLFIATPIMYDSVQKLEEKKKK, from the coding sequence ATGCAAAATAAAGGATTAGTAAAACTATTTGCAGTTTTGTTCGGATTGGTAAGTATTTACCAATTATCGTTTACATTTAAAGCAAATCGAATAGAAAGTAATGCGGAGGAGATCGCAATCAATAAAATTCCAGAAACGGAAGCTGATTATCGCGCGAAAAGAAGTCAGGAGGAAGTTAATTATTTAGAGTCTATTGCGACAGATACCGTTTTTAACCTTGGTATTTCTAAATTCACTTATAATGAAGTGAAAGAAAAAGCGATGCCACTGGGTTTAGACCTTAAAGGAGGAGTTAGTGTGACTTTGCAAATATCTGTAAGAGATATTTTAGAAGGATTGGCAAATAAAAGTAAAGACCCGGCATTTAATAAAGCTTTAGATGATGCAGAAGAGCTTCAAAAAGATGCGCAAGAATCTTATTTGGAATCTTTTTTCAGAGCTTTTGATGCTGTTAAAGGAGATACAAAATTAGCATCACCAGATATTTTTTACACAAAGGATTTAGATGGTGAAATTAATAGTAATATGTCTGATGATGAGGCTAAACAAGTTATAGAGAGAAAAGTAGATGAATCTATTGTTTCAGCTTTTGAAGTATTGCGTAAGCGTATTGATGAATTTGGTGTCACACAACCTACTATTCAACGTCTTGGTAATTCAGGTCGTATTTTAGTTGAACTACCAGGGGTTAAAGATAAAGAGCGTGCTTTAAAATTATTACAAAACACAGCTCAGCTGGAATTTTGGGATGCTTATAAAGGTGAGCAATTCTTTAACTTTTTAGCACAAGCAAACGAACTTTTAAAAGAATCTGTTAAACCTGAAGTAACCGAAGAGGAGCAAGAACCTCAAGATGGAGAAAGTACTGAAGATGATACTATTGATGATCTTTTAGGAGATGCAACAACAGATTCTACGGCGGTTGAGACTGAAAATAACCCTATTTTCGACTTATTTAGAGGGCAAGGTTACCAAGGTGGTCCTGTCATTGGAAGATTTGAGCTTAAAGATAAAGCAATACTTCTTGATTATTTAAACAGACCAGAAGTAAGAGAGTTATTACCAGCCGAACAACGTTATGCCAAATTTGTTTTTGGGAAACCGGAAAAAGATGGAGAGATAATAGATTTATATGCTTTAGTAGGAAATAGAGATAATACACCTCCGTTAAGTGGTTCAGTTATTGTTGATGCTCGTAATCAGTTTGACGCTGCTAATAGATCTGAAGTTTCTATGCAGATGAATGCAAAAGGCGCTAAGATTTGGGAAGACATGACCGGTAAAGCATATGCTCAGCAAAGTCAAATAGCTATTGTCTTAGATGATATCGTATATTCTGCACCAGGTGTTACAACTGGGCCTATTGCAGGAGGAAATTCTTCAATTTCTGGAAATTTCACATTAAATGAAGCGGTCGATTTAGCAAACGTATTACGTGCAGGGAAATTACCGGCATCGGCTGATATTATTCAAAGTGAAGTCGTTGGGCCATCACTTGGACAAGAAGCCATTGATAGTGGTACCATGTCATTCTTAATAGCATTAGCATTAGTGTTAGTGTGGATGGTGTTTTATTATGGTAAAGTAGGTGGTTTTGCTGATGCTGCCATGTTGTTAAACATTTTATTAATCTTTGGTGTTTTATCAGGATTAGGAGCCGTATTAACATTGCCAGGTATTGCTGGTATCGTATTAACAATAGGTATGTCGGTGGATGCGAACGTACTTATATTTGAACGTATTCGAGAAGAATTAACTAAAGGAAAAGGGCAAAAAGAAGCTATTAAAGATGGTTTTAGTAATGCTTTATCTTCTATTTTAGATGCAAATATTACGACTGGTTTAACGGCCTTAATTTTATTTATATTCGGTACTGGACCAATTAAAGGGTTTGCCACTACTTTATTAATAGGTATAGGAACCTCTTTATTTACAGCTATATTTATTACTAGATTGTTAGTTGATTGGTATGCCAATAAAGGTGGTAAATTAGATTTTTCTACTGCTATTACAAAAAACCTTTTCAGAAATATAAATATTGAGTTTTTACAGAAACGTAAAATCGCTTATATGATTTCTGGTGCTTTTATTTTGTTGAGTTTAGGATCTTTGTTTACTAACAGTTTAGATCAAGGTGTGGATTTTGTAGGAGGTAGAACATATCAAGTGCGTTTTGCTCAAGATGTTAGTGCTTCGGAAATTACAAGCGTATTATCAAAACCGGAGGTTTTCAATAGTGCAGATGCTAAAACTTTTGGTGATGCAAATCAGTTAAAAATTACAACGAAGTATAAAGTAAATGAGACTGGTGCCGAAGTTGATGAAGCTATTAGAAAATCATTATTTGATGCATTACAACCGTATTTAGAAGGGATGTCTTATGAAGATTTTATTAGTGATTCAGATACTAAAACAATTGGTTTAATGAAATACTACAAAGTGAGCCCAACTATTGCTGATGATATCAAACAAGCATCATTCTGGGCGATTTTAGGGTCTTTAATAGTAGTGTTCCTTTATATTTTAATTCGTTTTAAAAGATGGCAATTCTCTTTAGGAGCAGTTGCGGCAGTATTCCATGATGTATTAATTGTATTAGGAATCTTCTCTTTAACATATAAATTTATGCCATTTAATATGGAAATAGACCAAGCGTTTATTGCGGCTATTTTAACAGTTATTGGTTATTCATTAAATGATACAGTGGTCGTGTTTGATAGAATCCGTGAATTCTTTAATGACCATGGTAATTGGGAATTTAATCGCGTTGTAAATGTATCGCTTAGTAGTACATTAAGTAGAACATTAAATACCTCACTAACCACTTTAGTGGTGTTATTAGCCATCTTTATTTTTGGTGGAGATTCAATTAGAGGTTTTATGTTTGCCTTAATAGTAGGAGTTATAGTAGGGACGTATTCATCTCTGTTTATTGCAACGCCGATCATGTACGACTCAGTTCAAAAACTAGAAGAAAAGAAGAAGAAATAA
- the mdh gene encoding malate dehydrogenase has product MKVTVVGAGAVGASCAEYIAIKDFASEVVLLDIKEGYAEGKAMDLMQCASLNGFDTKITGITNDYSKTANSDICVITSGIPRKPGMTREELIGINAGIVKSVSSSLIEHSPNTILIVVSNPMDTMTYLAHKSTNLPKNRIIGMGGALDSARFKYRLAEALGAPISDVDGMVIGGHSDTGMVPLTSQATRNSIKVSEFLSEDRLNQVKEDTKVGGATLTKLLGTSAWYAPGAAVSGLVQAIACDQKKMFPCSTFLEGEYGLNDICIGVPVILGRNGIESIVDVPLSDAEKAHMQTSAEGVRKTNALLEVEV; this is encoded by the coding sequence ATGAAAGTAACAGTTGTAGGAGCAGGAGCAGTAGGCGCAAGTTGTGCGGAGTATATTGCTATTAAAGATTTTGCTTCAGAAGTCGTTTTATTAGACATTAAAGAAGGTTATGCAGAAGGAAAAGCTATGGATTTAATGCAATGTGCATCATTAAATGGTTTTGATACTAAAATAACCGGTATTACAAACGATTATAGTAAAACTGCAAATAGTGATATTTGTGTAATTACTTCTGGAATTCCTCGTAAACCAGGAATGACACGTGAAGAATTAATAGGCATTAATGCTGGTATTGTGAAATCAGTATCATCAAGTTTAATTGAGCATTCTCCAAATACTATTCTTATAGTAGTTAGTAATCCAATGGACACGATGACTTATCTAGCACATAAATCAACCAACTTACCTAAGAATAGAATTATTGGTATGGGTGGTGCTTTAGATTCTGCTCGATTTAAATATAGATTAGCTGAAGCTTTAGGAGCTCCTATTAGTGATGTTGACGGTATGGTAATAGGTGGGCATAGTGATACGGGTATGGTGCCATTAACAAGTCAGGCAACCAGGAACAGTATCAAGGTGTCTGAGTTTTTAAGTGAAGACAGATTAAATCAAGTAAAAGAAGATACTAAAGTTGGCGGTGCTACACTTACTAAATTATTAGGAACTTCTGCTTGGTATGCACCGGGAGCGGCGGTAAGCGGGTTAGTACAAGCCATTGCTTGCGACCAGAAAAAAATGTTCCCTTGTTCTACATTCTTAGAAGGAGAATATGGTCTAAATGATATTTGTATCGGTGTACCTGTTATTTTAGGTAGAAACGGTATTGAAAGTATTGTTGATGTTCCACTTAGCGATGCTGAAAAAGCGCATATGCAAACTAGTGCTGAAGGTGTTAGAAAAACAAATGCATTATTAGAAGTGGAAGTATAA
- a CDS encoding DUF6588 family protein: protein MKKLTLLCLLLLVTHISRSQELESILLAARDDANKLTNSYINPAMKGLIYGMNSGWYHTAKAHKKLGFDITIGLNASMIPSKDEFFDIANLGLTSITTPGSSINPTVAGKGDGVMLDVNATVQGQAVTASFEMPSGISDDLPLGAVPTPALQLGVGLPYKFDVMLRLVPEVGSDDAKGKLFGVGLKKEITSIFGPVDKLPLHVSVLAAYTSMDVNYSIDGNAISGQNQNAEFKLNAFTVQAIGSLNFPIINVYGGLGYSGGSSTLKMLGSYNLQYTPVVSGPTITETVTDPLNLDFDASGFRTTLGIRLSLGFFKLFADYTLQEYNTLSAGMAFSFR, encoded by the coding sequence ATGAAAAAGTTAACCTTATTATGTTTACTATTATTAGTAACACACATATCTCGTTCACAAGAACTAGAAAGTATTTTACTTGCAGCCAGAGATGATGCAAACAAACTAACAAATAGCTATATTAATCCTGCGATGAAAGGGTTAATTTATGGAATGAACAGTGGGTGGTATCATACCGCTAAAGCTCATAAAAAACTGGGATTTGATATTACAATTGGCCTGAATGCCTCAATGATTCCATCAAAAGATGAATTCTTCGATATTGCCAATTTAGGGTTAACGAGTATAACAACACCGGGATCTTCTATAAACCCAACAGTAGCAGGTAAAGGAGATGGTGTTATGTTGGATGTAAATGCAACCGTTCAAGGACAGGCTGTAACGGCTTCTTTTGAAATGCCATCTGGTATAAGTGACGATTTACCTTTGGGAGCAGTACCAACTCCAGCCTTGCAATTAGGTGTAGGATTACCTTATAAATTTGATGTGATGTTACGTTTAGTTCCAGAAGTTGGGAGTGACGATGCAAAAGGGAAATTATTTGGAGTTGGGCTTAAAAAAGAAATAACAAGTATTTTTGGCCCAGTAGATAAATTACCATTACACGTTTCTGTATTAGCAGCATATACGTCTATGGATGTAAATTATAGTATCGACGGTAACGCTATATCTGGTCAGAATCAAAATGCAGAATTTAAATTAAATGCATTTACAGTACAAGCCATAGGATCGTTAAACTTTCCAATTATCAATGTTTATGGAGGCTTAGGATACAGTGGAGGTAGTTCAACGCTAAAAATGTTAGGATCATACAATTTGCAATATACCCCTGTAGTATCAGGACCAACCATTACAGAAACAGTTACAGATCCTTTAAACTTAGATTTTGATGCTAGTGGTTTTAGAACAACGCTTGGAATAAGATTAAGTCTTGGTTTCTTTAAACTTTTTGCAGACTATACATTACAAGAGTATAATACATTATCTGCAGGAATGGCATTTAGTTTTAGATAA
- a CDS encoding beta-N-acetylhexosaminidase: MIYNNIRLLIFLSFLSVFTACKKDAKNTIDMYSIIPYPQKLEIKEGRFFLNKNTKFVIHKNLQELKTKSSVFIGLIQKHLGFSLEIKTELDLKTNYIAIDIDNNMTSDEAYSLSITEESIRIIGGSGKGVFNGLQSLRQLLDIDNLKEGTTNEIDIPNVQIEDSPRYVWRGVMVDESRHFFGKEKIKQLLELMSLQKLNKFHWHLTDAPGWRIEIKKYPKLTSIGAIGNYSNSNTEAQFYTQEDIKEIIHFASQRNIEVIPEIDVPGHASAVMRAYPEFSGGGTEKNPHFTFHPAKESTYAFLTEILKEVTTLFPSKYIHIGGDEVSFGNQHWVKDKEVIALMKKEKLKKIKEVETYFINRIRDTILSLNKKVMGWDEVVENNMNNESTVAMWWRHDKPQILEKGLKNNYKMILCPRKPLYFDFVQDDSHSIGRRWDGFCPLDDVYNFPDSSNTIDLENSGILGIQANLWTEQINTEKRFDFMLYPRISALAEAGWTKKSNKSFENFQKRLKTILKIYKSKEIYYFDYFSPENTKEPGRILKPNWVENFSTYK, encoded by the coding sequence ATGATTTATAATAACATTCGCCTTTTAATATTTTTGTCGTTTTTATCTGTGTTTACGGCTTGCAAAAAAGATGCTAAGAATACTATAGATATGTATTCAATAATACCATACCCTCAGAAGTTAGAGATAAAAGAGGGGCGATTTTTCTTGAATAAGAACACAAAATTTGTCATTCATAAAAACTTACAGGAATTAAAAACTAAGAGCTCAGTATTCATAGGCTTAATTCAAAAGCATTTAGGTTTTAGTTTAGAAATAAAAACAGAATTAGATTTAAAAACAAATTATATAGCAATAGATATTGATAACAATATGACTTCTGATGAAGCTTATAGTTTATCTATTACTGAAGAATCAATACGTATTATAGGAGGTTCTGGAAAAGGCGTTTTTAATGGCTTGCAATCTTTAAGGCAATTATTAGACATAGATAATTTAAAGGAAGGAACTACCAACGAAATTGATATTCCTAATGTTCAAATTGAAGATTCGCCTCGCTATGTATGGAGAGGTGTCATGGTAGATGAATCAAGACATTTTTTTGGCAAAGAAAAGATTAAGCAACTGTTGGAGTTGATGTCTTTGCAAAAATTAAATAAATTTCATTGGCATCTTACAGATGCACCTGGTTGGAGAATAGAAATTAAAAAATACCCTAAATTAACTAGTATTGGCGCCATAGGTAATTATAGTAACTCTAATACAGAAGCTCAGTTCTATACACAAGAAGATATTAAAGAAATTATTCACTTTGCTTCTCAAAGAAATATTGAAGTCATTCCAGAAATAGATGTACCAGGTCATGCGTCAGCAGTAATGAGAGCATATCCTGAATTTTCTGGAGGAGGTACCGAAAAGAACCCTCATTTTACTTTTCATCCAGCTAAAGAATCTACATATGCTTTTTTAACAGAAATCCTTAAAGAAGTTACTACTCTATTTCCTTCAAAATATATTCATATAGGGGGAGATGAAGTTAGTTTTGGTAATCAGCATTGGGTAAAAGACAAGGAAGTTATTGCTTTAATGAAAAAAGAGAAATTAAAGAAGATTAAAGAAGTAGAAACTTATTTTATTAATAGAATACGAGATACAATTCTTTCCTTAAATAAAAAAGTTATGGGGTGGGATGAAGTTGTAGAAAATAATATGAATAATGAGAGTACTGTTGCTATGTGGTGGAGACATGATAAACCACAGATTTTAGAAAAAGGCTTGAAAAATAATTATAAAATGATTTTATGCCCAAGAAAGCCTCTATATTTTGATTTTGTACAGGATGATAGTCATAGTATTGGACGAAGGTGGGATGGTTTTTGTCCGTTAGATGACGTGTATAATTTTCCTGACTCGTCAAATACTATTGATTTAGAAAATTCTGGAATTTTGGGAATTCAAGCAAACTTATGGACAGAACAAATTAATACAGAAAAAAGATTCGATTTTATGCTGTATCCAAGAATTTCTGCTTTAGCTGAGGCAGGGTGGACAAAGAAAAGTAACAAATCTTTTGAGAATTTTCAAAAACGATTAAAAACAATTCTAAAAATTTATAAGTCAAAAGAGATTTATTACTTTGATTACTTTTCCCCAGAAAACACAAAAGAACCAGGACGTATTTTGAAACCAAATTGGGTGGAGAATTTTAGCACTTATAAATAA
- a CDS encoding Gfo/Idh/MocA family protein: MKRREFLTKGGLVSAGIVASVPVLQAMSKNIGSSNMIHVGIIGTGDRGGGLIPILNTIEGINVSAVCDVLPFRLENGLSRTQNKAKAYTNYEELLSNKDIDAVLIATPFNTHAAIAIDAIDAGKHVYCEKTMAKGLVGIDDLVKKTSNTKTIFQTGHQYHSSKLYKHVVEFIKKGELGQITSFECQWNRNGNWRRPVPELSLERAINWRMYKEYSGGMAAELCSHQIDFVNWVLGENPKKIMGTGGIDFWKDGRETFDNIHLLFEYPSGVKAKFTCLTNNALGDYQIKVHGSKGTILLDYTKAWIYYENGYKKEFTDVDGVSGATANTHLQGKGIPINISHIDPSKQALVDFRNSILDNKMPVSNIYTGANTAVAVQLSLDAMHNEEIQYWKESYSY, from the coding sequence ATGAAGCGAAGAGAATTTTTAACTAAAGGCGGTCTCGTATCTGCTGGAATTGTTGCTAGCGTACCTGTTTTACAAGCTATGTCCAAAAATATTGGTAGCAGTAACATGATTCATGTAGGCATTATAGGAACTGGAGATAGGGGAGGTGGACTTATACCTATACTAAATACTATTGAAGGAATTAACGTTTCTGCCGTTTGTGATGTACTGCCTTTTCGATTAGAAAATGGGCTTTCAAGAACCCAAAACAAAGCAAAAGCATATACTAATTATGAGGAACTGCTAAGCAATAAAGACATTGATGCCGTATTAATAGCCACACCTTTTAATACCCATGCAGCCATAGCCATAGATGCTATAGATGCAGGTAAGCATGTATATTGTGAAAAAACAATGGCTAAAGGCTTAGTCGGAATAGATGATTTGGTAAAAAAAACATCTAATACTAAAACAATTTTCCAAACAGGTCATCAATATCATAGTTCAAAGCTTTATAAACATGTTGTAGAGTTTATTAAAAAAGGTGAGTTGGGGCAAATAACATCTTTTGAATGCCAATGGAATAGAAATGGTAATTGGCGGAGACCAGTACCAGAGCTATCTTTAGAGCGCGCTATAAATTGGAGAATGTATAAAGAATATTCTGGTGGAATGGCAGCAGAATTATGTTCCCATCAAATAGATTTTGTGAATTGGGTTTTAGGCGAAAATCCTAAAAAAATTATGGGTACAGGAGGTATTGACTTTTGGAAAGATGGACGAGAGACTTTTGACAATATCCATTTATTATTTGAATACCCGAGCGGTGTGAAAGCAAAATTTACGTGTTTAACAAACAATGCATTAGGAGATTATCAAATAAAAGTCCATGGTAGTAAAGGAACAATTTTGCTAGATTATACTAAGGCGTGGATTTATTATGAAAATGGTTATAAGAAGGAATTTACCGATGTAGATGGTGTATCTGGTGCTACGGCAAATACTCATTTACAAGGGAAAGGAATTCCTATAAATATATCTCACATAGATCCAAGCAAACAAGCCTTAGTAGATTTTAGGAACTCTATTTTAGATAATAAAATGCCTGTTTCAAATATTTATACAGGAGCAAATACGGCTGTTGCAGTGCAGCTATCCTTAGATGCCATGCATAATGAAGAAATCCAATATTGGAAAGAGAGTTATTCTTATTAG